The Ignavibacteriales bacterium genome includes a region encoding these proteins:
- a CDS encoding rhomboid family intramembrane serine protease has product MASYPGQGNYYRPAMFGGFQFFPPVIKWLLITNAAVYVLIGMGGRMFTLDMMPLEIVFNYYLGLMPLGHGFYPWQLLTYQFMHANFTHLLYNMFGLWMFGMEVEHVWGSRKFLGFYLLCGVAAGISQLILAPLLEPSSVVSITGVGIPTVGASGAVYAVLVAFGMMFPDRYIYLYFLLPVKAKYFIFGLIALGVFSIGSQSAVANLAHLGGAAAGFVYVIYLSRRFPFQDTVERLGWWLNSRRSKHKEETYQETVEAKVFDINERPRTEQELNQMKIDEILDKISRGGYQSLTEEEKKILFEASKKLN; this is encoded by the coding sequence ATGGCATCCTATCCCGGACAAGGGAACTACTATAGACCAGCGATGTTCGGCGGATTTCAGTTCTTTCCGCCGGTTATCAAATGGTTGTTGATTACCAATGCGGCGGTCTATGTTCTGATCGGCATGGGGGGCAGGATGTTCACGCTCGATATGATGCCCCTTGAGATCGTCTTCAATTACTACCTCGGTCTGATGCCGCTTGGCCACGGGTTCTATCCCTGGCAGCTTCTGACCTACCAGTTCATGCACGCGAACTTCACGCACCTGCTCTACAACATGTTCGGTTTGTGGATGTTCGGCATGGAAGTAGAGCATGTATGGGGGTCACGCAAGTTCCTCGGATTCTACCTCCTCTGCGGAGTCGCCGCCGGAATCTCGCAGCTCATCCTCGCTCCGTTGCTCGAGCCGTCTTCTGTCGTCAGCATAACCGGAGTTGGTATCCCGACCGTCGGTGCGTCAGGAGCGGTCTATGCGGTCCTGGTGGCTTTTGGAATGATGTTCCCCGACCGTTATATCTACCTGTATTTTCTCCTGCCGGTCAAGGCGAAGTATTTCATCTTCGGCCTCATCGCCCTGGGCGTCTTCTCCATCGGCAGTCAGAGTGCTGTAGCGAACCTCGCACACCTGGGAGGTGCTGCTGCGGGTTTCGTGTACGTCATTTATCTTTCGCGACGATTCCCGTTCCAGGACACCGTCGAGCGGCTTGGCTGGTGGCTGAACTCGCGGCGGTCCAAGCATAAAGAAGAAACGTATCAGGAAACCGTCGAGGCAAAAGTGTTCGATATCAATGAACGTCCCAGGACGGAACAGGAACTCAATCAAATGAAAATCGACGAGATCCTGGACAAGATAAGCCGTGGCGGGTATCAGAGCCTGACGGAAGAAGAGAAGAAGATCTTGTTTGAAGCGAGCAAGAAACTCAATTGA
- a CDS encoding ComF family protein, whose product MAFAIKETVQSFLDSILDFVYPPLCISCGRLLESGREHVCPDCWSAIKPATRELSLFRETRNKLISSGEVDDLVSLFIFEKEGPFQKIAHALKYSGVQELGLELGGLLGVRIRDEEICADILVPVPLHKRKTRERGFNQALLIGRGVSEVLGIPVRSDLVLRKRWTETQTTLSKEERKENVENAFQCGRADLKGKLVIVIDDVITTGATIESVAKALKASGAMRVIAASAALAQ is encoded by the coding sequence ATGGCATTCGCGATCAAAGAGACCGTTCAAAGTTTCCTCGATTCCATTCTCGATTTCGTCTATCCACCGCTCTGCATTTCGTGCGGACGGTTGCTGGAATCGGGCCGGGAGCATGTTTGTCCCGACTGCTGGTCGGCGATCAAACCTGCCACGCGTGAGTTGTCCCTCTTCCGGGAAACCAGGAACAAGCTCATCTCGTCTGGAGAAGTTGATGATCTCGTATCCCTTTTCATTTTCGAAAAGGAGGGACCGTTTCAGAAGATCGCTCATGCCCTCAAGTATTCAGGTGTCCAGGAATTGGGACTTGAGCTTGGCGGGCTGCTCGGAGTTCGTATCCGGGATGAGGAAATCTGTGCGGACATACTCGTCCCTGTACCTTTGCACAAGCGGAAAACTCGCGAGAGAGGGTTCAATCAGGCTTTGCTCATTGGTCGCGGTGTCTCTGAAGTGTTGGGGATCCCTGTCCGGTCAGATCTGGTGTTGCGGAAGAGGTGGACCGAGACTCAAACCACACTCTCGAAAGAAGAGCGAAAAGAGAACGTGGAGAATGCATTCCAGTGCGGAAGGGCAGACCTGAAGGGAAAGCTCGTGATCGTGATCGACGATGTCATTACGACAGGGGCCACCATTGAGTCTGTTGCGAAGGCCCTGAAGGCATCCGGCGCGATGCGTGTCATCGCCGCATCCGCGGCTCTCGCACAGTAG
- a CDS encoding aldolase/citrate lyase family protein produces MAASIIPSNRLKKALREGKSAIGTMIVEIRQPSVMQMLANAGLDFVIIDNEHGTFNIETVCDLSRAARQVGVTPVVRVPEWSYAHIVQPLDAGAQAIMAPRVTEPGQVREILQMMKYPPLGRRGSVVARGHTDLKSGSIVDTMKDANEESMLVVQIETKQALDRMDEILSIPGVDVALVGPTDLSVALGIAGKMTDPVLVSAISAVIDSCKRHNVYPAIHMNDLTLASHWATKGMRLVSFNSEVGMLTNALGGAVATLGSAMGRG; encoded by the coding sequence ATGGCAGCTTCCATCATCCCGTCGAACAGACTTAAGAAAGCCCTTCGTGAGGGGAAATCTGCGATCGGCACTATGATTGTCGAGATCAGACAGCCTTCGGTCATGCAGATGCTGGCGAATGCAGGTCTCGATTTTGTCATCATCGACAATGAGCACGGCACATTCAACATAGAAACCGTCTGCGATCTCAGCCGGGCAGCGAGACAGGTTGGGGTGACTCCGGTTGTCCGTGTTCCCGAGTGGTCCTATGCGCATATCGTGCAGCCGCTTGATGCAGGAGCGCAGGCGATCATGGCGCCCCGCGTAACCGAACCAGGTCAGGTCAGGGAGATCCTGCAGATGATGAAGTATCCTCCGCTCGGCCGGCGGGGAAGCGTCGTTGCGCGAGGTCATACCGATTTGAAATCGGGATCGATTGTCGACACCATGAAGGATGCGAACGAGGAATCGATGCTCGTCGTGCAGATAGAGACCAAGCAGGCTCTGGATCGCATGGACGAGATCCTGAGTATTCCGGGAGTGGACGTCGCCCTTGTCGGTCCGACAGATCTCTCCGTTGCTTTGGGGATCGCGGGAAAGATGACTGACCCCGTGCTCGTCTCAGCAATCAGCGCGGTGATAGACTCGTGCAAGCGTCATAACGTCTATCCCGCAATCCACATGAATGATCTCACGCTCGCTTCTCATTGGGCAACGAAGGGTATGCGACTCGTGAGTTTCAATTCCGAGGTTGGCATGTTGACAAACGCTTTGGGGGGTGCTGTCGCAACACTCGGCTCGGCGATGGGGAGAGGATAG
- a CDS encoding T9SS type A sorting domain-containing protein: MKKHARSFSLGFLIVFLPTTLLSQSESTPPAAKVPTGSININNLWLKIRNDGIIGYDSAKGTGLSYPYQNGNLLYSDDLIWVGKVRDGKLPELRTGGGIWQTGVRPGSILGKGMAEDYNSEGARVYRYRPDYQSADLTYDVAASNGIDVSKVTPEMIAALRKSYEKDVTEWPWQKGAPFIDQNRNGVLDGGEKPGLQGAGQIAWFSYNDLDEARCKSFAGDPSIGVEVQVTLWAYKGTPNLDDVIFKRYRLAYKGTSTAAPGSSIDSMYITQWADAEIGTDPNDLGGCDSTLNLGYVFNNTVEPDPVYRSLGGANPAIGYTLLQGPLIAGKPSDYGLFDFEIRQGKKNLAMTSFLLNAVGDPIGEPQYTKRTFWYWNVARGFNPWPDSYPSVTPWTDPNHQTTKFMCSGDPISKTGWIDGLGMMYGNALSATESYRRFMLSSGPFTMALGDVQEVVIAMIASAAPTGVENVTWLRNRAKYLRAIYPNLEGYVTGFVTGISGNSNVPQEFALEQNYPNPFNPTTQIRFTIPHEGQVKLSVFDLLGREAKVLYQGFLPSGLHTVAWDGRNASGEAAPSGVYFYKLTRGDRHGIRKMILIR; the protein is encoded by the coding sequence ATGAAGAAGCACGCACGTTCATTCTCACTTGGATTCTTGATCGTATTCCTGCCGACTACCCTTCTTTCGCAATCGGAATCGACGCCCCCTGCCGCGAAGGTTCCGACCGGAAGCATCAACATCAACAATCTCTGGCTCAAGATCCGGAATGATGGAATCATCGGTTACGATTCAGCCAAAGGGACTGGCTTGAGCTATCCGTACCAGAACGGAAACCTCCTCTACAGTGACGATTTGATCTGGGTTGGGAAAGTCAGGGACGGCAAATTGCCAGAGCTGCGTACCGGGGGTGGAATCTGGCAGACGGGAGTGCGTCCGGGGAGCATCCTCGGCAAAGGTATGGCGGAAGATTACAACTCCGAGGGAGCCCGCGTCTATCGCTATCGGCCCGATTATCAGTCCGCCGACCTAACATACGATGTCGCGGCGTCGAACGGAATCGATGTTTCTAAAGTGACCCCTGAGATGATTGCCGCTCTTCGGAAGAGCTACGAAAAGGACGTGACCGAATGGCCCTGGCAAAAGGGGGCGCCGTTCATAGACCAGAATCGGAATGGCGTACTGGACGGAGGAGAAAAACCAGGCCTCCAGGGTGCGGGTCAGATCGCCTGGTTTTCGTATAACGATCTTGACGAAGCACGATGCAAATCTTTCGCCGGTGATCCTTCAATTGGTGTTGAAGTGCAGGTCACTCTTTGGGCGTACAAAGGGACTCCCAATCTCGACGATGTGATATTCAAACGATACCGCCTGGCATACAAAGGGACATCCACAGCCGCTCCGGGTTCGTCGATTGATAGCATGTATATCACGCAATGGGCCGACGCGGAAATCGGCACCGATCCGAACGATCTGGGCGGATGTGATTCGACATTGAATTTGGGCTACGTCTTCAATAATACTGTCGAACCCGACCCGGTGTACCGAAGTCTCGGCGGTGCCAATCCTGCCATTGGTTACACGCTTCTCCAGGGTCCGCTCATCGCAGGCAAGCCGAGCGACTATGGCTTATTCGATTTTGAGATCCGGCAGGGCAAGAAGAATCTCGCGATGACTTCATTCCTGCTGAACGCTGTAGGCGATCCGATCGGCGAGCCTCAGTACACTAAGCGTACGTTCTGGTACTGGAACGTTGCGAGAGGGTTCAATCCGTGGCCGGATAGCTATCCCAGCGTGACCCCCTGGACAGATCCGAACCATCAAACAACAAAATTCATGTGTTCGGGCGATCCCATTTCGAAAACCGGTTGGATCGACGGGTTGGGCATGATGTATGGCAATGCGCTTTCAGCGACAGAAAGCTACAGGCGTTTCATGCTGAGTTCCGGCCCCTTCACGATGGCATTGGGCGATGTGCAGGAGGTGGTCATCGCAATGATCGCCAGTGCCGCGCCAACAGGCGTCGAAAACGTTACCTGGTTGAGAAACAGGGCGAAATACCTGCGAGCTATCTATCCCAACCTGGAAGGGTATGTTACCGGATTCGTGACAGGGATTTCTGGGAATTCGAATGTCCCACAGGAATTTGCCCTCGAGCAAAACTATCCCAACCCCTTCAATCCTACCACGCAAATCAGATTCACAATCCCGCACGAGGGACAAGTGAAACTCTCAGTCTTTGATCTCCTCGGACGGGAAGCCAAGGTTCTCTATCAAGGTTTTCTCCCTTCCGGATTGCATACCGTTGCGTGGGATGGTCGCAATGCCTCTGGCGAAGCCGCGCCGAGCGGTGTGTACTTCTACAAATTAACACGAGGCGATCGACACGGTATTCGAAAGATGATTTTGATTCGTTGA
- the ispG gene encoding flavodoxin-dependent (E)-4-hydroxy-3-methylbut-2-enyl-diphosphate synthase, protein MTIETPELGVSQQSAHHETYKVGVRRKTRSVLVGGVKIGGDAPISVQTMTKTKTDDIPGTVAQICTAAEAGVDIVRVTVNDKEAADAMKEIVRQSPVPIVADIHFNHVFALKAVEAGVAKVRLNPGNIGSKDRIRQVLTACKDKGIPIRIGVNSGSLEEDILQKHGYPTPEALYESAMRHVGICDEFDFKDVVISVKSTDVKLMIEAYRLVAQRTDIPLHLGVTEAGTTRVGTIKSAVGIGALLSEGIGDTIRVSLTDDPVKEVEVGKEILRSLSLASRSLELIACPTCGRLEVDLFGIMAQLEEKLAGVKKPVKIAVLGCVVNGPGEASEADIGVAAGKGVAILYRKGEVVRRVKEEEIVSAVMEEVERFQPEV, encoded by the coding sequence ATGACAATCGAGACCCCGGAACTTGGCGTCAGCCAACAGTCGGCGCACCATGAAACCTACAAAGTGGGAGTGCGCAGGAAAACGCGTTCGGTTCTTGTCGGCGGCGTGAAAATCGGCGGTGATGCCCCGATCTCCGTGCAGACGATGACAAAGACAAAGACGGATGACATCCCTGGCACCGTGGCGCAAATCTGCACTGCGGCCGAAGCCGGCGTGGACATTGTGCGTGTGACGGTGAACGACAAAGAGGCCGCCGATGCGATGAAGGAAATTGTGCGGCAGTCGCCTGTGCCGATCGTGGCTGATATTCATTTCAATCATGTCTTCGCCCTCAAGGCGGTGGAGGCGGGCGTTGCGAAGGTCCGCCTGAATCCCGGCAACATCGGTTCCAAGGACAGGATCCGCCAGGTGCTCACGGCATGCAAAGACAAGGGCATTCCGATCCGCATCGGCGTCAACTCCGGTTCGCTCGAGGAAGATATTTTGCAAAAGCATGGGTACCCGACGCCGGAAGCTCTGTACGAAAGCGCGATGCGGCACGTCGGAATCTGTGACGAGTTTGATTTCAAGGACGTCGTGATTTCGGTGAAGTCGACAGACGTCAAGCTGATGATCGAGGCATATCGTCTCGTCGCTCAGCGGACCGACATCCCACTCCACCTTGGCGTGACGGAAGCCGGAACGACCCGCGTGGGAACGATCAAGTCCGCAGTTGGTATAGGGGCGCTCCTCTCTGAGGGGATTGGCGACACGATTCGTGTTTCCTTGACCGATGATCCCGTCAAGGAAGTTGAAGTGGGGAAGGAGATTCTGCGTTCGTTGAGTCTCGCCAGCCGCAGCCTTGAGTTGATCGCCTGCCCGACATGCGGGCGGCTCGAGGTTGATCTCTTTGGTATAATGGCTCAGCTCGAAGAAAAGCTTGCAGGCGTGAAGAAACCGGTCAAGATCGCCGTCCTCGGTTGCGTTGTCAACGGCCCGGGCGAAGCGAGTGAGGCCGATATTGGAGTTGCAGCCGGCAAAGGTGTCGCAATACTGTATCGCAAAGGCGAAGTGGTGAGACGCGTGAAGGAGGAGGAGATCGTGAGCGCCGTGATGGAGGAAGTTGAGCGCTTTCAGCCTGAGGTCTAG
- a CDS encoding phosphoglycerate kinase, which translates to MNKKTVRDVDLRGKRVLMRVDFNVPLKNGVIQDDIRMRAALPTINYVLEQKPKYLVLMSHLGDPKKDAQKAKEKAEKDGKPFDEAKYIEGKHKMKPVAEHLAELLHCPVKLAPAAIGPDAKAVVDGLKEGEVVMLENTRFHKAETSKEAADREGMAKELASYGDVYVNDAFGTAHRPHASTETVAHYLPAVAGFLMEKELDYLGKAIENPAKPYVAVLGGAKISGKIDVLQNLMGKCDALLIGGGMMFTFYKAQGMEIGKSLLEEDKIELAKKILSDAKAKNVKLLLPVDTVIADKFENDAATKVVPVNAIPAGWAGVDIGPETIRIFSEEIRKAKTVVWNGPMGVFEMSNFAAGTNAIAHAMADATKGGAVTIVGGGDSASAIAKAGLEKQVSHVSTGGGASLEFLEGKVLPGVAALNAKS; encoded by the coding sequence ATGAACAAGAAGACGGTCCGCGACGTTGACCTTCGGGGCAAGCGCGTACTGATGCGGGTTGATTTCAATGTGCCGCTGAAAAACGGCGTGATTCAAGACGACATCCGTATGCGAGCCGCGTTGCCAACGATCAACTATGTTCTCGAACAGAAACCAAAGTATCTCGTACTCATGTCGCATCTGGGGGATCCCAAGAAGGATGCGCAGAAGGCGAAAGAAAAAGCAGAAAAAGACGGCAAGCCCTTCGACGAAGCAAAGTACATCGAGGGGAAGCACAAGATGAAACCGGTAGCAGAGCATTTGGCCGAGCTTCTTCATTGCCCCGTCAAGCTGGCGCCAGCGGCAATCGGCCCGGATGCGAAGGCGGTGGTGGATGGATTGAAAGAGGGAGAAGTCGTGATGCTGGAGAATACGCGCTTCCACAAGGCGGAAACGTCAAAGGAGGCAGCAGATCGTGAAGGGATGGCGAAAGAGCTGGCGTCGTACGGTGATGTCTATGTGAACGATGCGTTCGGCACGGCTCATCGTCCCCATGCGTCAACGGAGACGGTCGCGCATTACCTGCCTGCCGTTGCGGGGTTCCTGATGGAAAAAGAGCTGGACTACCTCGGGAAGGCCATCGAGAATCCGGCGAAACCGTATGTTGCCGTGCTGGGCGGTGCCAAGATCTCCGGCAAAATCGATGTACTCCAGAACCTCATGGGTAAATGTGATGCGCTCCTGATCGGGGGCGGAATGATGTTCACTTTTTACAAAGCACAGGGAATGGAAATCGGGAAATCATTGTTAGAAGAGGACAAGATCGAGCTTGCAAAGAAGATCCTCTCTGATGCCAAAGCGAAAAACGTGAAGCTGCTCTTGCCCGTGGACACGGTCATTGCCGACAAATTTGAGAACGATGCGGCGACGAAAGTCGTGCCGGTGAATGCAATTCCGGCTGGCTGGGCGGGAGTCGACATAGGACCAGAGACTATCAGGATATTTTCTGAAGAGATCCGCAAGGCAAAGACAGTTGTCTGGAACGGCCCGATGGGTGTGTTCGAAATGTCGAACTTTGCCGCTGGCACGAACGCCATTGCCCACGCGATGGCGGACGCGACGAAAGGGGGAGCTGTCACGATCGTGGGTGGCGGCGACTCTGCATCGGCGATAGCGAAAGCAGGATTGGAAAAGCAGGTTTCTCACGTTTCGACCGGAGGGGGAGCTTCTCTCGAATTTCTCGAGGGGAAAGTGCTGCCTGGCGTGGCGGCGTTGAATGCCAAGTCGTGA
- the gap gene encoding type I glyceraldehyde-3-phosphate dehydrogenase, translated as MAVKVGINGFGRIGRQVLKAIRDKYPNTLEVVAINDIGDLKTMAHLLKYDSNYGRFNGKVEVGEGTLIIDGKTVKVFKETDPANLPWRELGVDIVIEGTGLFTIKKDGVNKKGKTVKGAENHITKGGAKKVIITAPAEGEDITIVIGVNDSNYDPANHHVVSNASCTTNCLAPAAKVVHDKWKILRGFMTTVHAYTNDQKILDLPHSDLRRARAAAMSIIPTTTGAAKAVSLVIPDLKGKIDGYALRVPTSTVSVVDLTAQLSTSISTEELRQAFRDAAAGPMKGILAAVDEPLVSIDFKGDPHSSSVDLPFTTVLGKEKNDFVKIVTWYDNEWGYSVRTADLANMMASKL; from the coding sequence ATGGCAGTCAAAGTTGGTATTAACGGCTTTGGGCGAATTGGACGTCAAGTGCTCAAGGCAATCCGGGACAAATACCCGAATACGCTTGAGGTCGTGGCGATCAACGACATTGGCGATCTCAAGACGATGGCTCATCTGTTGAAATACGATTCAAACTACGGCCGTTTCAATGGCAAGGTCGAAGTCGGTGAAGGTACTCTCATTATTGATGGGAAGACCGTGAAGGTCTTCAAAGAGACAGATCCTGCCAATCTTCCCTGGCGAGAGCTCGGTGTCGACATTGTCATCGAAGGCACCGGTTTGTTCACCATCAAGAAAGATGGCGTGAACAAGAAAGGCAAGACCGTCAAGGGTGCTGAAAATCACATCACCAAGGGGGGAGCAAAGAAGGTCATCATTACCGCTCCGGCAGAAGGCGAAGACATCACGATCGTTATCGGTGTCAACGATTCGAACTACGATCCCGCCAACCACCACGTGGTTTCCAACGCTTCCTGCACAACCAACTGTCTTGCACCTGCAGCAAAGGTGGTGCACGACAAGTGGAAGATCCTCCGGGGATTCATGACCACGGTCCACGCCTACACGAACGATCAGAAGATCCTCGACCTGCCGCACAGCGACCTCCGCCGTGCGCGCGCTGCGGCAATGAGCATCATTCCGACGACGACTGGCGCCGCAAAGGCCGTCTCGCTGGTCATCCCAGATTTGAAGGGAAAGATTGACGGATACGCGCTCCGGGTGCCGACCTCAACCGTGTCGGTAGTAGATCTTACGGCTCAGTTGTCAACGTCAATCTCGACCGAAGAACTGCGTCAGGCATTCCGCGATGCGGCAGCAGGTCCGATGAAGGGGATACTGGCTGCTGTGGATGAACCGCTTGTCAGCATCGACTTCAAGGGGGATCCGCACAGCTCATCTGTGGATCTGCCGTTCACGACAGTTCTGGGGAAAGAGAAGAACGATTTCGTGAAGATCGTGACGTGGTATGACAATGAGTGGGGATACTCGGTTCGCACCGCCGATCTCGCCAACATGATGGCGTCCAAACTCTAA